A part of Vanessa tameamea isolate UH-Manoa-2023 chromosome 20, ilVanTame1 primary haplotype, whole genome shotgun sequence genomic DNA contains:
- the LOC113403793 gene encoding trypsin CFT-1-like, which yields MNLLIVFSVICVFSTSNANPMRISGGTVADIRTYPFATSLLSSTGTLPFTQACGGTIISTSAILSAASCFVTNNVVDSMLWWRARVGSSYSNRQGIVYLIRRITVHSDFLTATRVNDIAVLRTSVNIAFGQNVQAAYIAGGSYPLANNQPVWAIGWGITSVSSPFSPELRQVQIWVNDQQTCVSRYAEENFSVTSNMLCAGWLDVGVRGQCQGDTGSPLLHNGVMVGVYSWTSGCGTSRYPNINTRVSAYSRWIEAMAVTA from the exons atgaatttattaattgttttttctgTAATTTGTGTATTTTCAACCAGCAATG caaACCCGATGAGAATTTCTGGAGGAACAGTTGCTGATATAAGGACATACCCATTCGCGACCTCCCTCCTGAGCAGCACGGGAACGTTGCCCTTCACGCAAGCGTGCGGTGGCACAATCATATCCACATCAGCGATATTATCAGCAGCCTCCTGTTTTGTAACCAACAATGT GGTCGATTCAATGCTTTGGTGGCGTGCTAGAGTTGGGTCGTCGTACTCCAACAGACAAGGTATTGTCTATCTCATCCGAAGAATTACTGTCCATTCTGACTTCTTGACCGCAACCAGAGTAAACGACATCGCAGTGTTGAGAACCTCTGTGAACATCGCATTTGGGCAAAACGTTCAAGCTGCGTATATAGCTGGTGGTTCATACCCTTTGGCCAACAATCAGCCAGTTTGGGCCATCGGATGGGGTATCACCTCG GTATCATCACCATTTTCTCCAGAACTGCGCCAGGTCCAAATCTGGGTGAACGACCAGCAAACATGTGTTAGCCGCTACGCTGAGGAGAACTTCAGCGTCACTAGTAATATGCTTTGTGCTGGCTGGCTCGACGTTGGGGTTCGAGGACAATGCCAG GGTGACACGGGTAGCCCTCTATTGCACAACGGCGTCATGGTAGGCGTTTACTCATGGACATCAGGTTGTGGTACTAGTCGTTATCCAAACATCAACACTAGAGTTTCAGCGTACTCGCGATGGATTGAAGCAATGGCAGTTAccgcttaa